ACCGCGACGGTGCGCTCGAAGCCGCGCGCCTCCTGGCCCTGGATCGTGACCCGGGACCAGTGGTCGCGGCCGAGCTGGGTCCAGCCGAAATGCGGCAGGCTCGGCTGGCGCAGCTCCTCGAGGGCGATCTGCGCCCGGTAGGTGCCGCGAATGCGCAGGAGCACCATCTCGCGGGGATAGGGCGTCGCGCCGCCCGGCACCTCGGCGGTGACGGTCAGGCTGAGGTCGCCGTCCTCCAGGGCGAGGGCCGGCGTCGCGGCGAGCAGGATCGCGAGAAGCCACCACCTCACCATGGGTTGCCTCACCATGGGTTGCTCCCGGGCTGCACGGCGGTGCCGGCCTCGCGCCGGCGGGTCTGCTCGGCGATCACGCGCAAGCGGACGAAGCGGCCGGGATCGTCGGTGAGGGTCGAGAGCCAGTGCCGGTCGGGGCGGATCTCGCGGGCCTCGAAGCTCTTCGAGACGCGGCGCACCTCGCGCTCGATCACCTCGGACACGCTGGCATTGCCGCCGCCCCGGCGCCCGCCGCCCTCGGCGTCGCTGGCCGAGCCGCGGGCCTGGCCCCGGCCGGGATCGACCGCCCGCTGCTCGGCCCGGCCGGTGCGGGCGGCCTTCGAGTTGCCGGGCGAATCGGCGGCCGAGGAGGCCTCACGGTGGCCGGCCAGTCCCTCGCCGGTCGAGGCGGTGCCGGGGTCGTCGGCGTCGGATTCGGTCTTGGTGGCGTAGCGGGTGGCGGCGTCGGCCTGGGCGTTGGCCTGGCCGGCGGTGCGCCCGCCGGGGGCGTCGGGCGTGTCGAGGAGGCGCGCGATCAGCTCGCGGTTCGCCTTGGCGTCCTCGTCCGCAGGGTCGCGGGCGAGCGCGGCCTCGTAGGCCGCGAGCGCGCCCTTGAGGTCGCCGGCGAGCGCCAGCGCGTTGCCGCGGTTGTAGGGCGAGGTCGCGAAGGCCACGGCCGCCTCCTGGTAGCGGCCCGCCGCGTAGAGGGCGGTGCCGCGCCAGGCCGGATCGTCGCTGACCCGCGCGGCGAGCCCCGGCAGCCCGGCCCCGAGGAGCAGGCGCGCGACGGCGGCGGGCTCGACGGCGAATCCCAGGAGGGCGACCGCTCCGGCGGCGAGGAGGATCCGCATCAGGCGCTCCGCCGGAAGAGGAGCAGGACCGGCACGAGCGCGAGGCCGGCGAGAAGGCGGCCGAGATCCTGCCAGGCCAGCACCGCGTAGCCCCCCTCCGCCAGGTGACGGGCGACGCTCTCCGACACCGCCGCCAGCACCGGGCCCGGCGCGTCGAGGCTGCCGGCCGCACCACCGCCGAGCTTCGCCAGGCGGGACAGCCCGGCGCCGTCCGGCCGCGGCGCGTCGGGCGGCAGGGCGGGGCCCGCCGGCACCAGCACGGTGTGCAGCCGGTGGCCATCGTGCGCCAGCGCCTCGGCCTCCCGTGCGGCGGCCTCGTCGAGGCCCCCGCCGTCGCTCACCAGCACCACGTCGCCGGTCACCACCGCGCCCTCGGCGAGGGTCCGGCGAGCGAGGGCCAGGGCGCGAGCCGGGTGGCTGCCGCGATCCGGCACGGTGGTGCCGTCGAGGGCGAACAGGATCGTGCTCAGGGAGTCGCGGTCGGTGGTCGGCGTCGCGGCGAGGTAGGCGTCGCCGGCATAGGCGACGACGGCGACCGCCTTGGTGCCGGCGGCCTCGGCGAGCCCCTGCGCCAGCGCCCGGGCCTCGCCGAGGCGCCCGCCCTCGGCGACCGAGCGCGACAGGTCGAGGGCGATGATCGTCGCGTCGAGGTTGCGGAAGCCCGCCACGTCGCGGCGCTCGACCGCCGGCCCGGCGAGGCCGAGGGCGAGGAGGGCACAGGCCGCGACCAGCAGCCACTGCCCGCTCCGCCGCCCCGGCCGCACCGCGCCGCGGGCCTGGAGCGCGGCCATCAGGTGCGGCTCCACCGCCCGGACCCAGTCGCCCAAGGGGGCGGAGCGGTGGGCGGCGCGCCAGGCGAGCAGCCCGAGGAGCGGCAGGGCGAGGAGCCACCAGGGGCGCAGGAGGGCGAAGGCTTCGGTCACGCCGCCCTCCGGGTCAGCAGGAGCACGAGGCCCAAGAGCAGCGCCACCCCGCCCGGCCACGGCCACAGGTCGCGGCGTAAGGGGACCGGCGGGGCCCGGTCGCGCCCGCCCTCGAGGGCGTCGATGCTGTCGGCCACGCCGGCGAGGTCGTCGGTGGTGCGCACCCGGAAGAACCGGCCGCCGCTCGTCGCCGCGACGTCGCGCAGCGCCTCGGAATCAACCACGTCCTGCTCGCCGTTCGCATCCGCCAGGTCGCGGGGACCGAGCGCGATGGTGTGGACCCGGATGCCGAGCTCGCGGGCCAGCACCGCGACGTCCCGCGGCGTGGTCTGGCCGGCATTGTTGGCGCCGTCGGAGAGCAGCACCACGACCTTGGACGGGCCGGGCAGGACGTCGAGGCGCTTGAGGGCGAGGCCGAGCCCGTCGCCGATGCCGGTCGAGCGGCCGACGAGGCCGATCTGCGCCTCCTCCAGCGCCCGGGCGACTCCTTGCGTGTCGAAGGAGGGGGACGCCGCCACGTCGGCCTGGTCGGCGAAGATCACGAGGCCGACCCGGTCGCCGGCGCGGCGGCGGATGAACTCGGCGCCGACGCGCTTGACCGCGGCGAGCCGCGAGGTGGTGCGGCCGTCGAGGGCGAAATCGATCCGCTCCATGCTGCCCGAGAGATCGAGGGCCAGCACGATGTCCCGCCCCGAGGCCGGCAACGCCGCGCCGGGCAGCACCAGCCGCGGGCCGGCGAGGGCGGCGACGAGGGCGACCCAGACGAGCCAGGTCAGCGCGGCGCGCGCCTTCGTCCCGACGGCGAGCGGCCCGCCGCGATCGAGCCCGGCGACCAGGGAGGCGGGCACCGTCAGGGCGCCGCTGGTGCCGGGCCGCGGCGGCAGGAGCCGGGCGGCGAGGAGCGGCAGCGGCAGGAGCAGGCCGGCGAGCGGCGCCGCGAAATCGAGGGAGGCGAGGCCGGCCACGGCTCTTAAGCCCGCAGCCGCGCGACGAGGCGGGCGAGGCCGGCCTCCGCCGCGGCGAGGTCGGGCGCCGGGCCCGGGGCGTACAGGTTCTCGGTCAGCGCCCGGCCGGGGCCGCGGCCGAAGAAGTCGGTGCGCAAGGCCGCGTCGAGCCCCGCCGGCCCCTCGACCCCGAGGCTGCGGGCGAGCCGCCGGGCGAGGCGCGCCAGGGCGACACGGCGCTCGCCCGGCGGCAGGGCGCGGGCGGCGGCGAGCTCGGCCAGCGCCGCGCGGCGGATCGGGCGGGCGCGCCAGCGCGGCAGCAGCCAGGCGGCGAGGGCGGCGAGCGCCAGGCCGGCGCCGATCGCCGCCAGCATGTCGAGCCGGACCAGCGCCGGATCGGGCGGGGCGTGCAGGCCGCGAAGCCCGGCGAGCGCCGCGTCACAGCACGGCATCGAGCCGCTCCATCAGGGGGGCGAAGCCTTCGGGTCCCGTCTCGGTGTCGAGGCGCAGGGTCGTGACGCCGAGGCGGGCGAGACCCGCGATCCGCTCCTCCGGTGCCGGCCGCTCGCGCCCGATCCGCGCGGTGCCGCGCCGCCCGTCCGGCGTGGCGTAGGGGTAGAGGCCGGGCGGGGCCTCGCGCTCGAAGGCGTCGCTCACCAGGATCAGGCTCACCGAGATCCGCTCGGCGAGCGCCGCCAGGGTCTCCGGGAAGCCGTCGCCGGGAGCGTCGAGGGCGCTCGCCAGGACGAGGTGCCCGCCCGCCGGCAGCAGGGCGCGGGCCCGCTCCAGGGCGGGGCCCAACGGCGGATCCGCACGGGCGGGATCTCCATGGGGGGCGGCCGCGAGCGCGCTGTCGTGCGCGCGGGCGAGGCCCTGGCAGACGGCCGCCATGCCGCGCCCGCCGCCCCGCGGCGGCAGCGCCACCGGCTCGGGGGCGGCGACGCAGAGCCCGACCCGGCCGCCATCGCCGGCGATGCGCCAGCCGAGCAGCGCCAGCGCTTCCGCCGCGGCGACCGAGCGCAAGGAGCGGCGGGTGCCGACCAGCATCGAGGGCCGGATGTCGGCGAGCAGCACCACGGCGCGGTCGCGCTCCTCGTGGTGGGTCCGGACGTGGAGCGTGCCGGTGCGGGCGGTGGCGTTGCGGTCGATGTGGCGCACGTCGTCACCCTCGGCCCAGAGGCGGACGTCGTCGGGCTCGCTGCCGCGCCCGCGCCGCCGGGTGACGATGCCGCCGGGCAGCCCCGAGCGTCCCTGGCTCGTCGCCCCGGCGCCGCGGCGGGCGAGGTGGCGCAGACCCATCAGCGCCCCGGCCTCGACGGCGATGCCGGGACCCTTGAGCGGATCCGTGCCGGGAAGCGGCCGTGCCGCGGCGGGGACCATCGTCAGAGCGGCCGCACCCGGTCGAGCAGGCCGGCCACCAGGGCGCGGGCGGTCTGCCCTTCCGCCGCGGCGCGCCAGGTGAGCGCGAGGCGGTGGGCGAGCGCGTCGCCGGCGAGCGCCACGACGTCGTCGGGCACGACGTGGTCGCGCCCGTGCAGGTAGGCCCGGGCCTTGCCGGCGAGCATCAGGGCGAGCGTGCCGCGGGGCGAGACCGGGTGCTCGATGGCGCCGCGCAGGTCCGCCGCCGCCGGGCCGCCCCGGGTGGCGGCGACGAGGCGGACCAGAAAATCCTTGAGGGCCGGCGAGACGTGGGTCTTGAGCGCGGCGGCGCGGGCGGCGCGCAGCTCGTCCGCCGTGAGGCGCACCGGCATCGGCGCCGCCTCCTCGGTCATCTCGCCCTCGACGAGGTCGAGGATGCGGCGCTCGGAGGCCTCGTCGGGCATCTCGACGACGACGTGGAGCAGGAACCGGTCGAGCTGCGCCTCCGGCAGCGGGAAGGTGCCGGCATGCTCGATCGGGTTCTGGGTCGCCACCACCATGAAGGGATCGGGCAGGGGGTGGGTGATGCCCGCCACCGTCACCTGCCGCTCGGCCATCGCCTCGAGGAGCGCCGACTGCACCTTGGGCGGCGCGCGGTTGACCTCGTCGACCAGCACCAGGGAATGGAACAGGGGACCCGCCAGGAACTCGAACCGGCCGCCGTCGGGCCGCCAGACCGTGGTGCCGGTGAGGTCGGCGGGCATCAGGTCGGGGGTGCACTGGATGCGGGCAAAGCCCGTATCGAGCCCGTCGGCGAGGCGCTTGACCGCCCGGGTCTTGGCGAGGCCCGGCGCGCCCTCGATCAGGAGGTGGCCGCCGGTGAGGAGCCCGATCAAGAGCCGCTCGACGAGGCCGGACGCGCCGATCAGGCCCGCCTCCAAGCCGGTCCGCAGGGCGTGGAGCCGCGCGCGCACCGGGTCGTCGGCTCCCGCGATGCTGCGCATCACGGCCTGCTCAGCGCCTCGCGCCATCCTGGCGTCTCCCCTCGGGCCGGTGCTTCGTGGTCCGGCGTTGCCGGGGATGAGGCCGTGTCTTGCGGAGGGCGTCAATCCCGTGGGAGGCGGGGGTGGGGTGTGCTTAAGTCCGCGGTGAGGACGAGGGGGCCGGCGGCAACGTCCGCCTTGCGCGGCTTGAACGAGAATCGCGGGATCCCCGCTCCCGTTTGGGAGAGGGGTAGGGGCGATCGGAGATCGCGCGAGGGTGGCTCGGTTGGTGAGGGTGGCTCGGTTTCCGCCATGACCCTGAGCCGTCGGGCGGCACAGCTCGGCCCTCGGTGGCGTATCCGGAACCCGAGCCACCCTCACCCCCGGCCCCTCTCCCAAACGGGAGAGGGGAGGGCGCTCCCTGGAGGAGCGCGCTGCCTCACAGTGCCAGATTCCTCACACCGTCCAGGGCGCCGGCCGGTTCGGACCGATCCCGTAGCGGGCCACCGCCTCCGCCACCGTGGCGCGGTCGAGCTTGCCCTCGTCGGCGAGCGCCGCGAGCGCCGCCACCGCGACGTGGTGCCGGTCGACCTCGAAGAAGGCGCGCAGCGCGCTGCGGGTGTCGCTGCGGCCGAAGCCGTCGGTGCCGAGCGTCACGTAACGGGCCTGGATCGCGGTCGCGATCAGCTGCGGGTAGGCGCGGACGTAATCGGTCGCAACGACGACCGGCGCGGAGCCGGACAGCGATTCCTCGACGAGGCTGCGCTTTTGCGGCAGGCCCGGGTTCAGGCGGTTGGCGCGCTCGACCTCGCGGGCCTCGCGGGCGAGTTCGCTGAAGCTCGTGACGCTGTGGACCTCGCTGGCGATGCCCCAATCCTCGGCGAGCAGCTTCGCCGCGGCGATGACCTCGGGCAGGATCGCACCGGAGCCGAGAAGACGGATAGCCGGCTCATCATCTCCATAGCCGGCAAAGCGATACATCCCGCGGATGATCCCGTCCCGCACGCCAGCGGGCATCGAGGGCTGGGCGTAGTTTTCGTTCATCGCCGTGACGTAGTAGAACGCGTCGACGTCGCGCTCCATCATGTCGCGGGCGCCGTGATCGAGGATCACCGCCATCTCGTAGGCGAAGGCCGGGTCGTAGGCGCGGCAATTCGGGATCGTCGCCGCGACGAGGTGGCTCGACCCGTCCTGGTGCTGCAGCCCCTCGCCGCCGAGCGTGGTGCGGCCCGCCGTGGCGCCGATCAGGAAGCCGCGGGCGCGCTGGTCGGCCGCGGCCCAGATCAAGTCGCCGACGCGCTGGAAGCCGAACATCGAGTAGTAGATGTAGAACGGCAGCATCGCGAGGCCGTGGACGCTGTAGGACGTCGCGGCCGCGGCCCAGGACGAGATCGCGCCCGCTTCCGTGATGCCCTCCTCCAGGAGCTGCCCGTCGCGGGATTCCTTGTAGTAGAGCATCGAGCCGGCATCCTCCGGCTCGTAGAGCTGGCCGAGAGGCGAGTAGATGCCGACCTGCCGGAAGAGGTTGGCCATGCCGAAGGTGCGCGCCTCGTCGGCGACGATCGGCACGACCCGCGGGCCCAGCTCCTTGTGCTTGATCAGGCTGCTGAACAGCCGCACCGCCGCGGTGGTGGTGGACATCTCCTTGCCGTCGGCCTCGAGCGCGAAGCCTGCGTAAGTGCCGAGGTCCGGCACCGCAACGTGGGCGGCACTGCGCCGGCGCTTGGGCAGGAAGCCGCCGAGTTGTTCGCGGCGCTCGCGCAGGTAGCGCAATTCGCGGCTGTTCTCGTCGGGCTTGTAGAATTCCAGCCGCTCGACCTGCGCGTCGGTGAGCGGCAGGGCGAAGCGATCGCGGAAGGCCTTCAGCGCGTCGGTGTCGAGCTTCTTCGCCTGGTGGGCGGTCATGCGCGATTCGCCCGCGCCGCCCATGCCGTAGCCCTTCTTGGTCTTGGCCAGGATCACGGTCGGGCGGCCCTTGGTCGCCTTGGCGGCGGCGAAGGCCGCGTAGAGCTTGCGGAAATCGTGGCCGCCACGCTTGAGCTTGTCGACGTCGCCGTCCGACATGTGGGAGACCAGCGCCTTCACCTCCTCGTCCTCACCGAAGAAGTGGGCGAGGTTGTAGGCGCCGTCCTTCGCTCCCAGCGTCTGGTACTTGCCGTCGACCGTGGCGGCGAAGCGGCGCAGCAGGGCGTGGTTGGTGTCGCGGGCGAAGATCGCGTCCCATTCCGAGCCCCACAGCACCTTGACGACGTTCCAGCCGGCGCCGCGGAAAACGCTCTCCAGCTCCTGGATGATCTGGCCGTTGCCGCGCACCGGCCCGTCGAGGCGCTGGAGGTTGCAGTTGATGACGAAGGTGACGTTGTCGAGCTTTTCGCGGGCGGCGAGCGTCAGCGCGCCGATCGATTCCGGCTCGTCCATCTCGCCGTCGCCGAACACGCCCCAGACGTGCTGGCCGCTCGTTTCGGCGAGGCCGCGGTCGCTCAGGTAGCGCATGAAGCGCGCCTGGTAGATCGCGTTCATCGGCCCGATGCCCATCGAGCCGGTCGGCACCTGCCAGAATTCGGGCATCAGCCAGGGATGCGGGTACGAGCACAGGCCCTCGCCGGCGATCTCCTGGCGGTAATGCCTGAGGTTGGTCTCGGAGAGCCGCCCCTCCAGGAAGGCGCGGGCATAGACGCCGGGCGCCGAGTGCGGCTGGAAGAACACGAGGTCGGCGCCGGCCCCGGATGCGTCGCCGGCCTGGAAGAAGTGGTTGAAGCCGAGCTCGAAGATCTCGGCGGCAGACGCGTAGCTCGCGACGTGGCCGCCAAGCTCACCGTACGCCATGTTGGCCCGCACCACCATGGCGAGCGCGTTCCAGCGCATGATCGAGGTGATGCGCTCCTCGACCGCGAGGTCGCCCGGATAGGGCGGCTGCTTCTCGAGCGAGATCGTGTTGCGGTAGGGCGAGTAGGGCGGCGCCTCCTCGACGATTCCGATCTCCCGCGCCTTCTGCTCCAGCCGGTCGAGCAGGAAGCGGGCGCGCGCCGCGCCGCCGTGGCGGAGCACCGATTCGAGCGAGGCGAGCCAGTCCGCGGTCTCGGCCGGATCCGGATCGGCCACGCCGCGGGGACCCAGGATGGCCTGTCCGTTTGCTTGACCGTTCTCGTTGACCGGCACGGCCGGGATCGGCTTGGCGCTCGCGCTCATGGCGTCGTGTCTCCCATCGATGGCGCCAGGATAATCCCCCGGTCGCGGCAGAGGCTGCTTCGTTTGCCGCCGCTTCGGCAGGAAGCGCAAAACATTTTCGCGGGAACACGCCCGGCCGGTCGTTCTTGCCGCACTCGCCGGCCACGCTTCGGCGAGACGCAGTCGATCCCGTCCCGGCGATGGATGGGCGTCCGGCGTCGCCCGTCGGGTAGCGTCAATGGCACTTTTGTCCTAAGCTCCCGGGCAAAGTCGGGCCGTGCGGGGCCGGCCCTCCCGTCGCTTTCCCCTGGCCGAACCGGCATCGGCGTGGGGAGATGGGGTCGGCGGCCCGCTTAGCGACCGGACGCGCTCGGGAGCCACCATTCCGATGACCGCCGATACGGCTTCCACCCTGCTCCAAACTCCCCTGCACGCGCTGCACCAGGAGGCCGGCGCCCGGATGGTGCCGTTCGCCGGCTATAGGATGCCGCTGCAATACCCGCTCGGGCTCATGAAGGAGCACCTGCACACCCGCAGGGCGGCCGGTTTGTTCGACGTCTCTCACATGGGCCAGGTCGCCGTACGGGCCCGCTCCGGCGATCCCGCGGACGCCGCCCGCGCCCTCGAGACGGTGCTGCCGATCGACGTGATCGGCCTCCAGCCCGGGCGCCAGCGCTACGGCTTCCTGACGACGCAGGGCGGTGGCATCCTCGACGACCTGATGATTGCCAACCTCGGCGACCACTACCTCTTGGTCGTCAACGCCGCCAACAAGGCCGCGGCCCTCGCCCACTTGCTCGATGCGATCGGCACCGAGTGCAGCGTCGAGCCGGTCGACCGTGCGCTGATCGCGCTCCAGGGGCCGGGGGCGGAAGGAGCGCTCGCCCGTCACCTGCCGGTGGTCGCCGAGATGCGGTTCATGGATGCGCGGCCGATCGCGTTCGCGGGCGAGGACGGCGTCGTCGTGCGGGCCGGCTACACCGGCGAGGACGGGTTCGAGATCGCGCTGCCGGCCGAGGCCGCCGTGGCGCTCGCCCGGGCGCTGCTGGCCGACCCGGAGGTGAAGCCGATCGGTCTCGGCGCCCGCGATTCCTTGCGCCTCGAAGCGGGCCTGTGCCTGCACGGCTCGGACATCGACCACGAGACCTCGCCGGTCGAGGCCGGCCTGTCCTGGGCGATCCCGAAGGTGCGGCGTCACGGCGGTGCCCGGGCCGGCGGTTTTCCCGGCGCCGAGCGCATCCTGGCGGAACTGACGGAGGGGCCGGCGCGGCTGCGGGTGGGCCTGCGGCCGGAGGGGCGCACCCCGGTGCGGGCCGGTGCGGCGCTCTACGAGGCCGCCGACGCCCCCGAGGCGGTCGGCCGGGTGACCTCCGGCGGCTTCGGGCCGAGCCTGGACGGGCCGATCGCCATGGGGGTGCTGCCGAGCCCCCTCGCGGTGCCCGGCACACAGGTCTTCGCCGAGGTGCGCGGCCAGCGCCTGCCCTGCGCGGTGGTGCCGCTGCCGTTCCGCCCCGCCGGCTTCAAGCGCTCCTGACACAAAGGAAAACACACATGCTGAAATACACCGACGAGCACGAGTGGCTGCGCCTGGAGGGCGACGTGGCGACGGTGGGCATCACCGACCACGCCGCCGAGCAGCTCGGCGACCTCGTCTTCGTCGAGCTGCCGAAGGTCGGCGCCACGCTGACCAAGGGCGCCGCCGCCGCGGTGGTGGAATCGGTCAAGGCGGCCTCCGACGTCTACGCGCCGGTCGACGGCGAGGTGACCGAGGTCAACGAGTCCGCGGTGAGCAACCCGGAGAGCGTCGGCACCGACCCGCAGGGCGCCGGCTGGCTCTACCGCGTGCGCCTCAGCGACCCGTCGCAGCTCGACGGATTGATGGACGAGACGGCCTACCGGGCCTTCGTCGGTTGATCTGTTCCAATACCCAGCATAGCGCGGGATCCCCTCTCCCGAGTGGGAGAGGGGTAGGGGTGAGGGTGACACGCTTCAGTATCAAGCGAAGAGTGTGGTGCTGGTAGCGGGACCTTCAGAGCTAGGCTCAGAACCGTAGCACCCTCACCCCCTGGCCCCTCTCCCAAACGGGAGAGGGGAGGCGCGCTCCATCTTTTGAGCCGCATCTCACGACCCCGGTCAGGACACGCCTCCCATGCCGATGGACAAGTACGATCCCTACGACTTCGCCAACCGCCGCCATATCGGCCCGTCGGTGGACGAGATCGCCCGGATGCTGGAGGTGGTCGGCGCCCCGAGCCTCGACGCCCTGATCGACGAGACCCTGCCGGCGGGCATCCGGCAGACGGACGCGACCGAGTTCGGCGCCGCCCTGTCGGAGCGCCGGGCGATCGAGCGCCTGCGCGCCACCGCGAACAAGAACAAGCTCCTGACCTCGCTGATCGGCCAGGGCTATCACGGCACCACGATGCCGCCGGCGATCCAGCGCAACATCTTCGAGAACCCGGCCTGGTACACGGCCTACTCGCCCTACCAGCCCGAGATCAGCCAGGGCCGGCTCGAGGCGCTCCTCAACTTCCAGACCTGCGTCGGCGACCTGACCGGGCTCGACATCGCCAACGCCTCGCTCCTCGACGAGGCCACGGCCGCCGCCGAGGCGATGGGCATGGCGCGCCGGATCGCCACCGCCAAGCCCGACACCTTCTTCGTCGACGCGCAGTGCCTGCCCCAGACCATCGCGGTGCTGAAGACCCGGGCCGAGCCGTTCGGCTGGCAGATCGTCGTCGGCGATCCCTTCACCGACCTCGATCCGACCTCGGTCTTCGGCGCGATCGTCCAGTATCCGGGCGTCGAGGGCGCGGCCCACGACTTCACCGACGTGATCGCGAAGCTCCATGACGCGGGTGCCATCGCCGTGGTGGCGGCCGATCCGCTGGCGCTGACGGTGCTGAAGCCCCCTGGCGAGATGGGCGCCGACATCGCGGTCGGCTCGATGCAGCGCTTCGGCGTGCCGATGGGCTATGGCGGTCCCCACGCCGCCTACATGGCGACGCGGGACGCCCACAAGCGGGCGCTCCCCGGGCGCATCGTCGGCGTCTCGGTCGATTCCCGCGGCAACCGCGCCTACCGGCTCTCGCTCCAGACCCGCGAGCAGCACATCCGGCGCGAGAAGGCGACCTCGAACATCTGCACCAGCCAGGTGCTGCTCGCGGTCATCGCCTCGATGTACGCGGTGTTCCACGGGCCGCGCGGGCTCAAGGCGATCGCGATGCGCATCCATCGCGACGCGACGCGCCTCGCCGCCGGCCTGAACCGGCTCGGCTTCGAGACCCATCCGGATGCCTTCTTCGACACGATCACCGTGACGGTCGGGCCGTTCCAGGGCGTGATCCTGAAGAACGCCGTCGCCAACGGGATCAACCTGCGGAAAGTCGGAGCTGACCGCATCGGCATCACGGTCGACGAGCGCACCCGGCCCGACATCATCGAGGCGGTGTGGCGCGCCTTCGGGGGCGACGCGCTCGCTTACGACGAAGCTTGGCCCGAGCCGCGGCTGCCGGCGGGTCTTGTCCGCACCTCCGAGTACCTGACCCACCCGATCTTCCACATGAACCGGGCCGAGAGCGAGATGACGCGCTACATGCGCCGCCTCGCCGACCGCGACCTCGCCCTCGACCGGGCGATGATCCCGCTGGGCTCCTGCACGATGAAGCTCAACGCGACCGCCGAGATGCTGCCGGTCTCGTGGCCGGAATTCTCGGAGCTGCACCCCTTCGCGCCGAAGGACCAGGCCGAGGGCTACGCCGAGATGATCGCCGATCTCTCCCAAAAACTCGCCGACATCACCGGCTACGCGGCGATCTCGATGCAGCCGAATTCCGGCGCGCAGGGCGAGTATGCGGGCCTGCTCGCGATCCGCGCCTATCACCTGTCGCGCGGGGAGGGGCACCGGACGGTCTGCCTGATTCCGTCCTCGGCCCACGGCACCAACCCGGCCTCGGCGCAGATGTGCGGCATGACCGTGGTGGTGGTCGGCGCCGACCGCAACGGCAACGTCGACGTGGCCGATTTCCGTGCCAAGGCCGAGAAGCATGGGTCGAACCTCGCCGCGTGCATGATCACCTACCCGTCCACCCACGGGGTGTTCGAGGAGGCGGTGCGGGAGATCTGCGACATCACCCACGCCCATGGCGGCCAGGTCTACCTCGACGGCGCCAACCTCAACGCGCTCGTCGGCCTCGCGAGGCCCGGCGACATCGGGGCGGATGTCAGCCACATCAACCTGCACAAGACCTTCTGCATCCCGCATGGCGGCGGCGGGCCCGGCATGGGGCCGATCGGCGTCAAGGCGCACCTGATCCCGTTCCTGCCCGGCCACGTCGAGACCGACGGGCGCGAGTTCTCGGTCTCGGCCGCGCCCTACGGCTCGGCGGCGATCCTGCCGATCTCCTGGAGCTACTGCCTGCTGATGGGCGGGCGCGGGCTGACGCAAGCCACCCGCATCGCGATCCTCAACGCCAACTACATCGCGCGTCGCCTCGCGGGTGCCTACGACGTCCTCTACACCGGCAGCCACGGCCGGGTGGCGCACGAGTGCATCATCGACGCCCGCCCGCTGATGAAGAGCGCGGGCGTCAGCGTCGAGGACATCGCCAAGCGGCTGATCGATTGCGGCTTCCACCCGCCGACGATGAGCTGGCCGGTGGCCGGTACCCTGATGATCGAGCCGACCGAGTCCGAGACCAAGGGCGAGATCGACCGCTTCTGCGACGCCATGCTGGCGATCCGCGACGAGATCCGGGCGATCGAGGAGGGCCGGATGGCCCGGGCCGACAACCCGCTCAAGAACGCGCCCCATACGGTGGAGGACCTGATCGGCCCCTGGGAGCGGCCCTATTCCCGCGAGGCCGCCTGCTTCCCGGCCGGCGCCTTCCGGGTCGACAAGTACTGGCCGCCGGTCAACCGGGTCGACAACGCCTACGGCGACCGCAACCTGGTCTGCGCCTGCCCGCCGGTGGAGAGCTACATGAAGGCGGCGGAGTAGCGGCCAATGGGCGGCCATTTCGATGGCCGCCCACTCCATTTAAAACTTGAACATGTATAGTATTTAAGCGATTTTACACGGACCCTTGCTGCTCTTTGCCGGACTCTCGGATGCTCGAAAATTGGGATGCGAGGCGGCGAAAATGGATCTTGTACACGTCTCACGAAAGTCATAGTGCCGATTGTAAGAAATATCCATTTGAGAAAATACCAAAAAATATATTCCTAGATACAAACGTAATAAATATAATTGTAAAATATCCGTATCAGATATTCGAGCATGGGAATATCCCGTTAGAAGTTCCCATATCAAGAGCGAAAGAAATTGAAG
The sequence above is drawn from the Methylobacterium terrae genome and encodes:
- the mdeB gene encoding alpha-ketoglutarate dehydrogenase, which codes for MSASAKPIPAVPVNENGQANGQAILGPRGVADPDPAETADWLASLESVLRHGGAARARFLLDRLEQKAREIGIVEEAPPYSPYRNTISLEKQPPYPGDLAVEERITSIMRWNALAMVVRANMAYGELGGHVASYASAAEIFELGFNHFFQAGDASGAGADLVFFQPHSAPGVYARAFLEGRLSETNLRHYRQEIAGEGLCSYPHPWLMPEFWQVPTGSMGIGPMNAIYQARFMRYLSDRGLAETSGQHVWGVFGDGEMDEPESIGALTLAAREKLDNVTFVINCNLQRLDGPVRGNGQIIQELESVFRGAGWNVVKVLWGSEWDAIFARDTNHALLRRFAATVDGKYQTLGAKDGAYNLAHFFGEDEEVKALVSHMSDGDVDKLKRGGHDFRKLYAAFAAAKATKGRPTVILAKTKKGYGMGGAGESRMTAHQAKKLDTDALKAFRDRFALPLTDAQVERLEFYKPDENSRELRYLRERREQLGGFLPKRRRSAAHVAVPDLGTYAGFALEADGKEMSTTTAAVRLFSSLIKHKELGPRVVPIVADEARTFGMANLFRQVGIYSPLGQLYEPEDAGSMLYYKESRDGQLLEEGITEAGAISSWAAAATSYSVHGLAMLPFYIYYSMFGFQRVGDLIWAAADQRARGFLIGATAGRTTLGGEGLQHQDGSSHLVAATIPNCRAYDPAFAYEMAVILDHGARDMMERDVDAFYYVTAMNENYAQPSMPAGVRDGIIRGMYRFAGYGDDEPAIRLLGSGAILPEVIAAAKLLAEDWGIASEVHSVTSFSELAREAREVERANRLNPGLPQKRSLVEESLSGSAPVVVATDYVRAYPQLIATAIQARYVTLGTDGFGRSDTRSALRAFFEVDRHHVAVAALAALADEGKLDRATVAEAVARYGIGPNRPAPWTV
- the gcvT gene encoding glycine cleavage system aminomethyltransferase GcvT; its protein translation is MTADTASTLLQTPLHALHQEAGARMVPFAGYRMPLQYPLGLMKEHLHTRRAAGLFDVSHMGQVAVRARSGDPADAARALETVLPIDVIGLQPGRQRYGFLTTQGGGILDDLMIANLGDHYLLVVNAANKAAALAHLLDAIGTECSVEPVDRALIALQGPGAEGALARHLPVVAEMRFMDARPIAFAGEDGVVVRAGYTGEDGFEIALPAEAAVALARALLADPEVKPIGLGARDSLRLEAGLCLHGSDIDHETSPVEAGLSWAIPKVRRHGGARAGGFPGAERILAELTEGPARLRVGLRPEGRTPVRAGAALYEAADAPEAVGRVTSGGFGPSLDGPIAMGVLPSPLAVPGTQVFAEVRGQRLPCAVVPLPFRPAGFKRS
- the gcvH gene encoding glycine cleavage system protein GcvH is translated as MLKYTDEHEWLRLEGDVATVGITDHAAEQLGDLVFVELPKVGATLTKGAAAAVVESVKAASDVYAPVDGEVTEVNESAVSNPESVGTDPQGAGWLYRVRLSDPSQLDGLMDETAYRAFVG